The following are encoded in a window of Aerococcus sanguinicola genomic DNA:
- a CDS encoding amino acid ABC transporter ATP-binding protein, translating to MADLLIEVDNLHKSYDGQTEVLKGISLAVERGEVTVIIGPSGCGKSTFLRCLNALEAIDAGEIRFNGQPMGQSESEIRALREQVGMVFQSYDLFPHLSVIDNLTLAPCKVQQRDRLEAEAEARELLAKVGLEDKAAAYPRQLSGGQKQRVAIVRALMMHPEVLLLDEITAALDPELVREVLDVVLELAKEGLTMVIVTHEMAFAQAVADQLLFFDGGEIVERSRDPQAFFQLPTTQRAQQFLDRLTFDR from the coding sequence ATGGCAGACTTATTGATTGAAGTTGATAATTTACACAAATCCTATGACGGACAGACAGAAGTGCTCAAGGGTATCTCCTTAGCTGTTGAGCGGGGTGAGGTGACGGTCATCATTGGCCCTTCAGGCTGTGGCAAGTCGACCTTCCTGCGCTGTCTCAATGCCCTCGAAGCAATCGATGCCGGTGAGATTCGCTTTAATGGCCAGCCCATGGGCCAGTCGGAAAGTGAAATCCGGGCGCTGCGAGAACAGGTGGGGATGGTCTTTCAATCCTATGATCTCTTCCCCCATCTTTCCGTTATTGATAATCTGACCCTGGCTCCTTGCAAGGTCCAGCAGCGTGACCGATTAGAGGCTGAAGCGGAGGCCCGTGAGCTCTTAGCCAAGGTTGGATTGGAGGACAAGGCAGCAGCCTATCCCCGCCAGCTTTCTGGTGGCCAGAAGCAGCGGGTGGCGATTGTCCGAGCTTTGATGATGCATCCCGAGGTGCTTTTGTTGGATGAAATCACCGCTGCCCTGGACCCTGAGCTCGTCCGAGAGGTTTTAGATGTCGTTTTAGAACTCGCCAAAGAGGGGCTAACCATGGTGATTGTGACCCATGAAATGGCCTTTGCCCAAGCAGTGGCTGACCAATTGCTCTTCTTCGATGGGGGAGAGATTGTCGAGCGCAGTCGCGATCCCCAAGCCTTCTTCCAGCTGCCCACGACCCAGCGTGCCCAGCAATTTTTAGACCGTTTAACATTTGACCGATAA